The following coding sequences lie in one Alloacidobacterium dinghuense genomic window:
- a CDS encoding bestrophin family protein, with amino-acid sequence MIVSKTQRLTVMLQGLRPALFSLLGWDLVIVVCYKVLHWKWVGSSFVPLGSFGAVLGIIVGFRNSSAYGRWWEARILWGAIVNRSRTFARQVLTTMSPERSATPAEQTEVADAQRELVLHQVAYVHALCHQLRGQDPVPTVVRLIPTEDPAKLAREKNLALKLQTRMSAMLVAARRRGWLDEWQWQALDQSLAGLMDSQGGAERIKNTPMPKQFDFFPRFFVQIYCLMLPIGMVVDLGWYTPLGSTLVGFLFLALEKIGRDLEDPFENRIHDVSTTAIATTIEINLRQLLGETELPPPAQPVDGILW; translated from the coding sequence ATGATCGTTTCCAAAACTCAGCGGCTAACGGTGATGCTTCAGGGGCTGCGACCGGCGCTGTTTTCATTGCTGGGATGGGACCTTGTGATCGTGGTGTGCTACAAGGTCCTGCACTGGAAGTGGGTAGGATCGAGCTTTGTACCGTTGGGGTCCTTCGGCGCAGTGCTCGGCATCATCGTTGGTTTCCGGAACAGTTCCGCATATGGGCGATGGTGGGAGGCGCGGATACTGTGGGGAGCCATCGTGAACCGAAGCAGGACGTTCGCGCGGCAAGTGTTGACGACGATGTCGCCTGAGCGATCTGCGACACCTGCCGAACAGACTGAGGTTGCTGATGCGCAGCGGGAACTGGTACTTCATCAGGTCGCCTATGTTCACGCGCTGTGTCATCAGCTACGCGGACAGGACCCTGTGCCCACCGTGGTGCGGCTGATTCCAACGGAAGATCCGGCGAAGCTCGCCCGCGAGAAGAACCTGGCTCTCAAGTTGCAAACCCGGATGAGCGCGATGCTGGTGGCGGCGCGCCGGCGCGGTTGGCTGGATGAATGGCAGTGGCAGGCTCTGGATCAGAGCCTGGCGGGGCTTATGGATTCACAAGGCGGCGCCGAGCGCATCAAAAACACGCCTATGCCGAAGCAGTTCGATTTCTTCCCTCGATTCTTTGTGCAGATTTACTGCCTGATGCTGCCGATAGGGATGGTCGTGGATCTCGGGTGGTATACGCCGCTGGGTTCCACATTGGTCGGGTTCCTGTTCCTGGCTCTGGAAAAGATCGGGCGCGACCTCGAAGATCCGTTTGAAAATCGAATTCATGATGTGTCGACGACAGCGATTGCCACAACTATCGAGATCAATCTGCGGCAACTGCTGGGCGAAACCGAACTGCCGCCGCCAGCGCAGCCGGTCGATGGAATCTTGTGGTGA
- a CDS encoding ABC transporter permease: protein MKRMMAIVEREMRKFFRSPALMMVSMTLPLVQLIVLGNAFGGKIRGAKMGVVDYDRGSQSLKIHEAFDSIAVNIRTFTTVPYEDEQAAREDVRTGKLDGAVIIPAQYSRRVLAGDSPAIGLVVDNSDQTMSNSLEAEMQSLVDAMNAPVIQQKVVTQIALEIVELYPYVEYMKYLLSGSIALAMYVAVMIGGGMLYIDDKARGVHEGYLVTPITRLELVLGLNLAGTIKAVLSGVCLTVIGSLFAGLGVIFHPISALLLCLLIISTSVAFNGMMFLMMVRVEDPLVPRAMFGVLNTLLFFPSGAISPVSGFPKWLQAIAVVDPFTYAVHGFKAVLLKDGGLTAIRFDLLFLFGFGIATLLIATPLFKRTL, encoded by the coding sequence ATGAAACGCATGATGGCTATCGTCGAGCGGGAGATGCGAAAATTCTTCCGCTCACCTGCCTTGATGATGGTCTCGATGACGCTTCCGCTTGTTCAATTGATTGTTCTCGGGAATGCGTTTGGAGGCAAAATTCGCGGCGCGAAAATGGGCGTAGTCGACTACGACCGCGGTTCGCAGTCGTTGAAAATCCATGAGGCCTTCGACTCCATCGCCGTAAATATCCGCACCTTCACCACCGTCCCCTACGAAGATGAGCAGGCTGCGCGTGAAGACGTGCGCACCGGCAAACTCGATGGCGCAGTGATTATTCCGGCTCAATATTCTCGGCGTGTCCTCGCGGGCGATTCCCCCGCGATCGGTCTCGTCGTCGACAACTCAGATCAGACCATGAGCAACAGCCTCGAAGCAGAGATGCAGTCTCTGGTCGATGCCATGAATGCTCCCGTGATTCAACAGAAGGTAGTCACACAGATCGCGCTTGAGATCGTCGAGCTCTACCCGTACGTCGAGTACATGAAGTATCTTCTCTCCGGATCGATCGCGCTCGCGATGTATGTAGCGGTCATGATCGGCGGCGGCATGCTCTACATCGACGACAAGGCGCGAGGGGTCCACGAAGGCTATCTGGTGACGCCGATCACCAGGCTCGAGCTGGTACTCGGACTCAACCTTGCAGGCACCATCAAAGCCGTGCTGTCGGGCGTCTGCCTCACCGTCATCGGCTCGCTCTTCGCCGGCCTTGGCGTCATCTTCCATCCGATCTCTGCATTGCTACTCTGCCTGCTCATCATCTCTACTTCCGTCGCGTTCAACGGCATGATGTTCCTCATGATGGTGCGTGTCGAGGACCCCCTGGTGCCGCGTGCGATGTTTGGTGTCCTCAACACGTTGTTATTCTTCCCCAGCGGAGCCATCTCTCCCGTTTCCGGCTTCCCGAAATGGCTGCAAGCCATCGCCGTTGTTGATCCATTTACGTATGCCGTCCACGGCTTCAAAGCAGTGCTTCTCAAGGACGGCGGCTTGACGGCCATCCGCTTCGATCTGCTCTTCCTATTCGGGTTTGGAATCGCGACCCTCTTGATTGCGACGCCTTTGTTCAAGCGCACTCTATAG
- a CDS encoding STAS domain-containing protein, with protein sequence MERIPILRMGDLLLVTIQVDMHDKLALTLQDDLTTKIAEVGAKGVLIDISSLEIVDSFIGRTLANIASMAKVLDSQTVVVGMQPAVAITLVELGMSLPGIRTALNVESGMEYLRENVTEGQDNGDSTED encoded by the coding sequence ATGGAACGGATTCCAATTCTGCGCATGGGAGACTTGCTCCTGGTAACAATCCAGGTAGACATGCACGACAAGCTCGCTCTTACCCTTCAGGATGATCTGACAACAAAAATTGCAGAAGTCGGAGCAAAGGGTGTTCTCATTGACATCTCATCGCTGGAGATCGTGGATTCATTTATAGGACGAACGCTGGCAAATATCGCTTCCATGGCGAAGGTGCTCGATTCGCAAACAGTCGTAGTCGGAATGCAGCCCGCGGTTGCCATCACACTTGTTGAATTGGGGATGTCGTTGCCGGGCATTCGTACAGCGTTGAATGTTGAGTCTGGTATGGAATATCTGCGGGAAAATGTGACCGAGGGCCAGGACAATGGGGACAGTACAGAAGACTGA
- a CDS encoding STAS domain-containing protein yields the protein MSNLLTLIQENRDAILNEWLQAIREVSSRRGLIDDRELETQTSEVLAAIYIVPTETPLNNLDTSAWRPLKDLLANLSASRAIQGFTPSETAMFVLSLRAPLFALIRKHWGNKADQLFAEITVAADFIDKLALHTTDSYIHGRDQVIIRQQEEMLELSTPVVTLWDGIVALPLIGTLDSARTQVVMESLLQAIVQTNSRVAIIDITGVPTVDTLVAQHLLKTITAARLMGADCILSGIRPQIAQTIVHLGINLEEVTTKARLADAFRLALERSGRAVVRVAKNNTVSAVSKEF from the coding sequence ATGAGTAATCTACTGACCCTGATTCAAGAGAATCGGGACGCAATACTAAATGAATGGTTACAAGCAATCCGCGAAGTGAGCAGCAGGCGCGGCTTAATTGATGATCGTGAGCTGGAAACGCAGACCTCAGAAGTATTGGCGGCGATCTATATTGTCCCGACCGAAACACCTCTCAATAACCTCGACACGTCAGCGTGGCGGCCATTAAAGGATCTTCTGGCTAACCTGTCGGCATCGCGGGCCATTCAGGGGTTTACTCCTTCTGAAACAGCTATGTTCGTGCTTTCCCTGAGAGCACCGCTCTTTGCCCTGATCAGAAAGCACTGGGGCAATAAAGCGGATCAGCTCTTTGCGGAAATCACCGTCGCCGCTGATTTTATCGACAAGTTGGCCCTTCACACGACAGACAGTTATATTCATGGACGCGATCAAGTCATCATCAGGCAGCAGGAGGAGATGCTGGAACTCTCGACTCCAGTGGTGACTCTATGGGATGGAATCGTGGCTCTCCCTCTGATCGGAACACTAGACAGCGCGCGGACGCAGGTGGTGATGGAATCGCTCCTTCAGGCCATCGTGCAGACAAATTCCCGGGTTGCGATTATCGATATAACCGGCGTTCCTACAGTCGACACTCTCGTTGCTCAACATTTGCTTAAGACGATTACCGCAGCGCGACTCATGGGTGCTGATTGCATTCTCAGCGGTATTCGGCCACAGATTGCTCAAACGATCGTTCACCTCGGCATCAACCTCGAAGAGGTGACGACGAAGGCGAGGCTGGCAGATGCGTTCCGTCTCGCCCTGGAGCGAAGTGGCCGCGCAGTCGTTCGGGTCGCTAAAAATAACACCGTTTCGGCAGTCTCCAAGGAGTTCTGA
- a CDS encoding cytochrome c biogenesis protein DipZ: protein MVLFILAYVGGILTIVSPCILPILPFTFARVDQPFRRTGLPLLLSMAITFAVVASIAVAGGSWLIRANQFGRVAALLLFALLGLSLLWPALAERLSRPFVHLGNRLTQVASDGSVSIWQPLVLGVATGLLWAPCAGPILGLILTGAALQGASAHTSLLLLIYAAGAATSLAVALFAGGRVFAAMKRSLGVEEWVRRILGAVVLIGVIAIALGLDRSILTRISLSSTSGLEQKLVDRLHPAKVIRIPDQTLTITDTGEALTEGSPLSGLTSATAWINTQPLTADQLKGKVVLVDFWTYSCINCLRDQPYLHAWAEKYKDSALVVIGVHTPEFPFEKDLSNVQKAVRDLGITYPVALDNNYAIWTAFSNQYWPAHYFFDVNGKLRYHHFGEGDYEQSEQWIQLLLKERAGEQPLPGGVVSVSANGAEAAPDMDEVQSPETYIGYARAQNFASPGGFKQDAPKLYATPPHLELNQWALAGNWIDHDQTAMLTSPGGKIAFRFHARDLHLVLGPAADGKPVRFRVTIDGQLPRENHGVDTDEQGNGLLTEHRLYQLIRQKGAIKDRDFVIEFSDPGVQAFAFTFG from the coding sequence ATGGTCCTGTTCATATTGGCCTATGTTGGAGGCATCCTCACCATCGTGAGCCCGTGCATCCTCCCGATCCTGCCCTTCACCTTTGCACGTGTTGACCAGCCTTTCCGCAGAACTGGATTGCCTCTTCTGCTAAGCATGGCAATCACGTTTGCCGTCGTCGCTTCCATCGCCGTAGCCGGAGGCTCATGGCTGATACGCGCGAACCAATTTGGACGCGTGGCTGCTCTACTGCTCTTTGCTCTCCTCGGCCTGTCCCTTCTTTGGCCAGCATTAGCAGAGCGACTCTCCCGACCTTTTGTGCATTTGGGCAATCGACTTACTCAGGTGGCATCTGACGGTTCTGTGAGTATTTGGCAACCGCTCGTACTGGGCGTCGCCACCGGACTGTTGTGGGCGCCGTGCGCAGGTCCCATCCTCGGCCTGATTCTCACAGGAGCAGCCCTGCAGGGAGCAAGTGCCCACACATCCTTGCTGCTCTTGATCTACGCAGCAGGCGCTGCAACATCCCTCGCCGTAGCGCTCTTCGCCGGCGGACGCGTCTTCGCAGCGATGAAGCGATCCCTTGGCGTGGAAGAATGGGTACGCCGCATTCTCGGCGCCGTTGTTCTGATCGGAGTGATTGCGATTGCACTCGGATTGGACCGCAGTATCCTGACGCGAATCTCACTCTCAAGCACATCGGGCCTGGAACAGAAGCTGGTCGATCGCCTGCACCCAGCAAAGGTAATACGCATTCCCGATCAGACGCTAACCATCACTGACACCGGCGAAGCTCTGACGGAAGGCTCCCCGCTCTCCGGTCTGACAAGCGCAACAGCGTGGATAAACACGCAGCCGCTAACCGCCGATCAGCTCAAAGGAAAAGTTGTTCTCGTCGATTTCTGGACCTACTCCTGTATCAACTGCCTTCGCGATCAGCCGTATCTTCACGCATGGGCCGAAAAATATAAAGACAGCGCCCTGGTAGTGATCGGTGTGCATACGCCGGAGTTCCCCTTCGAAAAGGACTTGTCGAACGTACAGAAAGCGGTACGCGATCTCGGAATCACTTATCCCGTGGCGCTGGATAACAACTATGCAATCTGGACTGCCTTCAGCAATCAATACTGGCCTGCACACTACTTCTTCGATGTGAATGGCAAGCTACGCTACCACCATTTCGGCGAAGGAGACTATGAGCAATCTGAGCAGTGGATCCAACTCCTTTTGAAAGAGCGAGCCGGCGAGCAACCTCTTCCTGGTGGCGTCGTGAGCGTCAGCGCAAATGGAGCCGAAGCCGCACCGGATATGGATGAGGTGCAGTCTCCTGAAACCTATATCGGTTACGCACGGGCGCAAAACTTTGCCTCACCTGGCGGCTTCAAGCAAGATGCCCCGAAGCTCTATGCCACCCCGCCCCACCTCGAGTTGAACCAGTGGGCGCTTGCCGGCAACTGGATTGACCACGACCAGACCGCAATGCTGACCTCCCCAGGAGGCAAGATCGCATTTCGTTTTCATGCCCGCGACTTGCACCTGGTTTTGGGTCCCGCAGCAGACGGGAAACCCGTGCGCTTTCGCGTCACCATCGATGGCCAGTTACCCAGAGAGAACCACGGCGTAGACACCGACGAGCAAGGTAACGGCCTCCTCACCGAGCATCGCCTGTATCAACTCATCCGGCAGAAGGGCGCGATCAAAGATCGAGATTTTGTGATCGAATTTTCAGATCCAGGTGTGCAGGCCTTCGCCTTCACCTTCGGCTAG
- a CDS encoding TetR/AcrR family transcriptional regulator, translating to MSLTSSTKDRADQTRGKILRAAIREFSAHGLAGARTDTIAESAKVNKALIYYYFKSKSGLYEAALEQVSGMVAERTLAVLDPKYSAGERLLRATLNHFDRILTQRDFQSLMQQEMVRFRLGESGSMPLIVKKFFKPLLKKLQETVAEGIRTGELCDLDSLQVVYSMLGANVFYFLSAPMMRLAMSLRPFDKAEIAARRKASVQFLGNALFADRTHGANLAKHVLAAMPVPQAKNVQMWGKLS from the coding sequence ATGAGTTTAACCTCAAGCACTAAGGATCGTGCAGATCAGACCCGGGGAAAGATTCTTCGCGCAGCGATACGAGAATTCAGTGCACACGGTCTTGCTGGCGCGCGCACCGACACCATTGCGGAATCAGCGAAGGTGAATAAGGCGCTCATCTATTACTACTTCAAGAGCAAAAGCGGCTTGTATGAGGCAGCATTGGAACAGGTCTCCGGCATGGTGGCGGAGCGCACGCTCGCCGTCCTGGATCCTAAGTACAGCGCTGGAGAGCGCCTGCTGCGCGCGACACTGAACCATTTCGATCGAATTCTCACCCAGCGCGATTTCCAGAGTCTCATGCAGCAGGAGATGGTCCGTTTTCGCCTGGGCGAGAGCGGATCCATGCCGCTCATTGTGAAAAAGTTCTTTAAGCCTCTTCTCAAGAAATTGCAGGAGACCGTTGCAGAAGGGATACGGACTGGCGAGCTATGCGACTTGGATTCCCTTCAAGTGGTGTATTCCATGCTCGGTGCAAATGTCTTCTATTTCCTGAGTGCCCCGATGATGCGTCTCGCCATGTCTCTTCGTCCGTTTGATAAGGCGGAGATTGCAGCCAGGCGCAAGGCTTCTGTGCAATTTCTAGGAAACGCCCTCTTCGCGGATCGGACTCATGGCGCAAATCTGGCCAAACACGTCCTCGCCGCCATGCCCGTACCTCAGGCTAAGAACGTTCAAATGTGGGGAAAGCTCTCATGA
- a CDS encoding HlyD family secretion protein: protein MNARNRIFILLGVLLLIALAWYFLTTKRSGDLQLIGTVDANEVVVSSRVPGRIETLTVDEGDDVQAGQLIATIQSDDLAAARNAAKATATSAQYKVQQASDTERQTRGGTSSQVTNAEAQLYAAQAALAQSQAQYAHQEADSKRTVALAGQGVMSEQAREEAETSLNAAKAAVDSAKQNVAAAEAMLKVAIANTIQAQAAAKTVAATRSEMESAQALVDQAEVQLGYARVLAPVSGKVNVRAARQGEVVASGTPIVTITDLTQTWIYAPLPETEADSVQVGDTLRVVMPSGGAIQGKIIAKSAEADFATQRDVSRRKRDIKTIRLKLLIDNPGMKYVPGMIAEVYIPKDKLVKP, encoded by the coding sequence ATGAATGCTCGCAACCGCATATTCATCCTGCTTGGAGTCTTGCTTCTAATTGCACTTGCCTGGTATTTCCTTACCACGAAACGCTCTGGGGATCTCCAACTCATCGGCACGGTCGACGCCAATGAAGTGGTCGTTAGCTCACGCGTTCCCGGCCGAATCGAGACGCTCACCGTTGATGAAGGAGACGATGTCCAGGCCGGACAACTGATCGCCACGATCCAGAGTGACGACCTGGCTGCCGCCCGCAACGCTGCCAAAGCTACAGCGACGAGCGCGCAATATAAAGTCCAGCAGGCAAGTGACACCGAACGTCAGACACGCGGCGGCACGTCCAGCCAGGTGACAAACGCTGAAGCTCAGTTGTACGCTGCACAAGCCGCCTTGGCCCAGTCTCAGGCACAGTATGCGCATCAGGAAGCCGACAGCAAGCGCACAGTCGCTCTTGCAGGGCAAGGCGTAATGAGCGAACAGGCGCGTGAGGAAGCAGAAACGTCCCTCAATGCCGCGAAAGCAGCCGTCGACAGCGCGAAGCAGAATGTGGCCGCGGCAGAGGCGATGCTGAAGGTTGCTATTGCCAATACGATTCAGGCGCAGGCTGCTGCGAAAACCGTGGCCGCGACGCGCAGCGAGATGGAAAGCGCTCAGGCTCTCGTCGATCAGGCCGAAGTACAACTGGGCTACGCCCGCGTACTGGCGCCTGTCTCTGGCAAAGTAAACGTGAGAGCAGCGCGCCAGGGAGAAGTGGTCGCATCCGGAACTCCGATCGTGACCATCACAGACCTGACCCAGACGTGGATATATGCGCCCCTCCCCGAAACCGAAGCGGACTCCGTACAAGTGGGCGACACTCTGCGCGTGGTCATGCCGAGCGGCGGCGCCATTCAGGGCAAAATAATTGCCAAGTCAGCAGAAGCAGACTTCGCGACACAGCGCGACGTTAGCCGGCGCAAGCGCGATATCAAGACGATTCGTCTGAAACTCCTCATCGACAACCCCGGCATGAAATATGTGCCGGGAATGATCGCCGAAGTCTATATACCGAAAGACAAACTGGTGAAGCCATGA
- a CDS encoding ATP-binding SpoIIE family protein phosphatase has translation MEVTVLINRLISLQANDLSQVGNARRQAMAIAGSVGFDDTRQGELGIIVTEAARNIAMHADSGELILCPWSLDGMKGIDVFALDRGKGIANIERALEDGYSTAGTAGQGMGAMQRLAGDFQIYSAASQGTALFARVLYGPATSRPNIGPSQGAISVAVAGESVCGDAWSSCHTPERSIYIVADGLGHGPLAAEAAQEAIRVFHESSERSPEQILGEIHGALAKTRGAAVSIAEILYDRRSVNYAGAGNIAAVLWSKGKSRSLVSMNGTVGHSVGKLQSFSYPWESNSMLIMHSDGLGTRWSLDQYPGLSQRHPALIAAVLFRDFSRKRDDATIVVSRIQSE, from the coding sequence ATGGAAGTGACTGTGCTCATCAATCGACTCATATCTCTCCAGGCCAACGATTTGAGCCAAGTTGGCAATGCACGCAGGCAGGCCATGGCCATAGCAGGTTCTGTGGGTTTCGATGACACTCGACAGGGAGAGCTTGGCATCATCGTCACAGAAGCAGCCCGCAACATTGCGATGCATGCTGATTCAGGCGAGCTGATTCTGTGCCCCTGGTCGCTGGACGGCATGAAAGGTATCGATGTTTTCGCGCTCGACCGGGGCAAGGGTATTGCAAATATCGAAAGGGCGTTAGAAGACGGATATTCCACGGCGGGAACTGCTGGTCAAGGCATGGGAGCGATGCAACGTCTGGCCGGAGATTTCCAGATTTATTCGGCGGCCAGCCAGGGGACGGCGCTTTTTGCCCGTGTTCTTTATGGCCCTGCCACATCAAGGCCGAATATAGGACCCTCGCAGGGAGCTATTTCCGTTGCAGTAGCTGGAGAGTCCGTTTGTGGCGACGCGTGGAGTTCATGCCATACTCCGGAACGCAGCATCTACATCGTTGCTGATGGCCTCGGCCATGGCCCACTGGCAGCCGAGGCAGCGCAGGAGGCCATTAGAGTATTCCATGAATCGTCAGAACGCTCCCCGGAGCAGATACTAGGAGAGATTCATGGCGCACTGGCAAAGACTCGTGGAGCTGCCGTCTCCATCGCAGAAATCCTGTATGACAGGCGCAGCGTGAATTACGCGGGAGCAGGCAACATAGCAGCTGTCCTCTGGTCAAAGGGAAAGAGCAGAAGTTTGGTTTCGATGAACGGAACAGTTGGCCATTCGGTTGGCAAACTTCAGTCTTTCTCCTACCCCTGGGAATCAAATTCCATGTTGATCATGCATTCCGACGGGTTGGGAACCCGATGGAGTCTGGATCAATATCCTGGTCTCTCCCAACGCCATCCTGCTTTGATTGCCGCTGTTCTCTTTCGCGACTTCAGCAGAAAACGCGACGATGCGACAATCGTTGTGTCACGAATCCAGTCAGAATGA
- a CDS encoding carbonic anhydrase has product MSEESVLEKLRAGARKFQAEVYAKNAEHYQRAASTPQAPHTLIISCADSRVDVEAITSSGPGQVFVTRNVGNMAPPYSGTPGGVTAVIEYAVAALKVKHVVVCGHSDCGAMKALLHPPATDNLPTVRYWLHHGQAALMVAESMAHKDEPQIDKLKRLTEENVLMQLVHLKTHPSVAGAMARGELTMSGWVYDIGSGVVRIAEEGHRDFIPVTVGAGAKA; this is encoded by the coding sequence ATGAGCGAAGAAAGTGTTCTGGAAAAATTGAGGGCGGGAGCAAGGAAGTTTCAGGCTGAGGTCTACGCGAAGAATGCCGAGCACTATCAGCGGGCGGCATCGACTCCGCAGGCACCACACACGCTGATCATTTCCTGTGCCGATTCGAGAGTGGACGTAGAAGCGATCACCAGTTCGGGGCCCGGTCAGGTCTTCGTAACGCGGAACGTGGGCAATATGGCGCCGCCCTACAGCGGTACCCCGGGCGGCGTGACTGCGGTGATTGAGTACGCGGTTGCCGCGCTTAAAGTGAAGCACGTTGTAGTATGCGGTCACTCGGACTGCGGAGCGATGAAAGCACTTTTGCATCCTCCGGCGACGGACAACCTGCCGACTGTGAGGTACTGGCTGCACCATGGACAGGCAGCGCTGATGGTGGCCGAAAGCATGGCTCACAAGGACGAGCCACAGATCGACAAGCTGAAGCGGCTCACGGAAGAGAATGTGCTGATGCAGCTTGTGCATCTGAAGACACACCCGAGTGTGGCGGGCGCGATGGCGCGTGGCGAGCTGACCATGTCTGGTTGGGTCTATGACATTGGGAGCGGCGTGGTGCGCATCGCTGAGGAGGGACACAGGGACTTCATACCGGTGACGGTGGGCGCCGGAGCCAAGGCATGA
- a CDS encoding anti-sigma regulatory factor, producing MGTVQKTETVPIKTDSDVVSVRQRVRTWAIEMKFSLVDQTKIVTAASELARNTLEHGKGGDLELAVIENGIRKGLRLAFSDRGPGIPDVKQALTDGFTTGQGMGLGLGGSKRLMNEFEIDSKPGGGTTVTVIRWK from the coding sequence ATGGGGACAGTACAGAAGACTGAAACAGTCCCCATCAAGACCGACTCCGACGTCGTGTCGGTACGTCAGCGAGTGCGTACCTGGGCGATCGAAATGAAGTTCAGCCTTGTGGACCAGACAAAGATCGTAACCGCGGCGAGCGAACTAGCTCGAAATACGCTCGAACATGGAAAAGGCGGAGACCTGGAGCTAGCTGTGATTGAAAATGGCATCCGGAAAGGGTTGCGACTAGCATTTTCGGACCGTGGACCGGGGATTCCGGATGTTAAACAGGCGTTGACCGATGGCTTTACGACAGGGCAGGGAATGGGGCTTGGTCTTGGCGGAAGCAAGCGGCTCATGAACGAATTCGAAATCGATTCCAAACCAGGCGGCGGAACGACAGTCACTGTCATCCGATGGAAGTGA
- a CDS encoding ATP-binding cassette domain-containing protein: MNGSTAGTAMSVENIVKRYGAFEAVGGVTFDVANGEIFGLLGPNGAGKSTLIRMMTTLIPVTSGKAIVAGHDVSKEPDAVRRTIGVIPQALTSDIDLTVEENLSIYAKLYEVPKAERQDSIDELLEAVDLLKWRNAQTKTLSGGMRRRLEIARGLVHNPRIFFLDEPTTGLDPVSRVAVWEMLNNLRNSRDLTMLITTHYMDEADHLCDRIAIVDHGKLVALDTPMALKASVPGNNVVEAQLTHESEEWPARLKQLAGVISVESLGTGMYRLLTSNGSMTTTQLVEMVSDKGDTIKSLSVQNTTLDDVFVHYTGRQLRDEQVKAHGFVMPPRPGMQP; this comes from the coding sequence ATGAACGGCAGCACTGCAGGGACGGCGATGTCGGTTGAGAACATCGTCAAGCGCTATGGCGCTTTCGAAGCCGTCGGCGGTGTCACCTTCGACGTTGCCAATGGAGAAATCTTCGGACTCCTCGGACCGAATGGCGCCGGCAAAAGCACGCTGATCCGTATGATGACGACACTGATTCCGGTCACCAGCGGGAAAGCGATCGTCGCCGGCCATGACGTCTCTAAAGAACCCGATGCCGTCAGGCGAACCATCGGCGTGATTCCTCAGGCGCTGACCAGCGACATCGATTTGACCGTGGAAGAAAATCTCTCCATCTATGCCAAGCTCTACGAGGTTCCGAAAGCAGAACGGCAGGACAGTATCGATGAATTGCTGGAAGCCGTCGATCTGCTCAAGTGGCGCAACGCGCAGACCAAGACGCTCTCCGGCGGCATGCGACGGCGCCTTGAGATCGCCCGCGGGCTCGTTCACAATCCGCGAATCTTCTTCCTCGACGAGCCCACTACAGGGCTCGACCCGGTCTCACGCGTCGCTGTATGGGAGATGCTGAATAACCTCAGGAACAGCCGGGACCTCACCATGCTGATCACCACACACTACATGGACGAAGCCGATCATCTGTGCGACCGAATTGCCATTGTCGATCACGGGAAGCTGGTAGCTCTCGATACTCCGATGGCGCTCAAAGCCAGCGTTCCGGGAAACAATGTAGTGGAAGCCCAGCTCACACATGAGTCTGAAGAGTGGCCCGCGCGATTGAAGCAGCTGGCTGGAGTCATCTCAGTCGAATCGCTTGGTACGGGAATGTACAGGCTGCTGACCTCGAACGGTTCAATGACGACAACGCAACTGGTGGAGATGGTGAGCGATAAGGGTGACACCATCAAGTCGCTGAGCGTGCAGAACACCACGCTCGACGATGTCTTTGTGCACTACACGGGGCGTCAGCTTCGTGACGAACAGGTCAAGGCGCATGGCTTCGTCATGCCGCCACGACCGGGGATGCAACCATGA